The following are from one region of the Pygocentrus nattereri isolate fPygNat1 chromosome 20, fPygNat1.pri, whole genome shotgun sequence genome:
- the fbp1a gene encoding fructose-1,6-bisphosphatase 1a: MSDKGHFDTNVVTLTRFLLEEGRKAKGTGELTTLLNALCTAIKAISSAVRKAGIANLYGIAGSTNVTGDQVKKLDVLSNDLVINMIKSSFTSCVLVTEENDTAIIVEPDRRGKYVVCFDPLDGSSNIDCLASIGTIFAIYRKCTNDEPSEKDALQPGRNIVAAGYALYGSATMVVLSTGQGVNCFMLDPAIGEFILVERDLKIKKRGKIYSLNEGYATYFDPAVTEYLQKKKFPEGGSEPYGARYVGSMVADVHRTLVYGGIFLYPANVKSPKGKLRLLYECNPMAFIMEQAGGMATTGTMNVLDIQPESLHQRVPVVLGSPDDVQEYISIYQKHHK; the protein is encoded by the exons ATGTCAGACAAAGGCCATTTCGACACCAACGTAGTGACTCTGACCAGATTCCTGCTGGAGGAGGGGAGGAAGGCTAAAGGCACCGGGGAGCTCACCACTCTGCTCAACGCTCTCTGCACGGCCATCAAAGCCATTTCCAGCGCTGTCAGGAAGGCAGGCATTGCCAACCT CTATGGCATTGCTGGCAGTACAAATGTGACTGGGGACCAAGTGAAGAAGCTAGATGTCCTCTCCAATGACCTGGTCATCAACATGATCAAATCCTCCTTCACATCCTGCGTGCTGGTCACAGAAGAGAACGACACTGCTATTATAGTGGAGCCAGACAGGAGG GGTAAATATGTGGTCTGCTTTGACCCTCTTGATGGATCCTCCAACATTGATTGCCTGGCTTCCATTGGGACCATCTTTGCCATCTATAGAAAG TGCACAAATGATGAACCGAGTGAGAAAGACGCCCTGCAGCCTGGCAGAAACATTGTTGCTGCTGGGTATGCGCTGTACGGCAGCGCCACTATGGTGGTGCTCTCCACCGGCCAGGGAGTCAATTGCTTCATGCTGGATCCG GCCATTGGGGAGTTCATTCTGGTGGAAAGAGATCTGAAAataaagaagagaggaaagatCTACAGTCTGAATGAGGGATATGCCACGTACTTTGATCCTGCTGTTACAGAGTACCTTCAGAAGAAGAAATTCCCAGAG ggtGGCAGTGAACCTTATGGGGCACGATATGTGGGCTCCATGGTAGCAGATGTGCATCGGACCCTCGTGTATGGAGGCATTTTCCTTTACCCAGCCAACGTGAAGAGTCCCAAAGGAAAG CTTCGTCTGTTGTATGAGTGCAACCCCATGGCCTTCATTATGGAGCAGGCTGGGGGGATGGCCACCACCGGGACCATGAACGTGCTGGACATCCAGCCCGAGAGCCTCCATCAGCGAGTCCCAGTGGTGCTGGGTTCCCCAGACGACGTTCAAGAGTACATCTCCATCTACCAGAAACATCACAAGTGA